The following DNA comes from Alphaproteobacteria bacterium HT1-32.
CGCCGCCAGCAGCGTTCCGCCAAGACAATAGCCAACCGCATGATAAGCCGGAACCTCCAGCAACTCACATAGCCGCCGCCCCATCTCAACGGGGCCGGCAAGCATGTAGTCTTCAAAGTCGGTCTCAGCCAGTCCGGCATCAGGATTAATCCAGGACAGAACGCAGACTGTATGCCCCTGCTCCGTCAGCCACCTGATCAGGCTGTTTTGCGGCCGGAGATCAAGGATATAGAACTTATTGATCCAGGGCGGCACAATCATGACAGGCAAGGCGTTGGTCGGGCCGTTCTCAGGCTCATAAACGAGCAACTGGCAAAGCGCATTTTCAGCAATGACATAACCGGGGGTAACAGCGATATCACGCCCCGGCATAAAGGCCCCCGCCGGGGACATCGGAGCAACCAGCCTGCCTGTTTCCACGTCCAGTCGTTCAACAAGATTGCCTATCGATCTGACAAAACTCTCCCCGTCTGTTTCGACCAGATGTCGAAGCGCCGCAGGGTTGGTAAACAGACTATTGGCCGGACAAAGCGCCTCAGCAGACAGTCTCGTCAGAAATCTGCCCCGTACACCCTCCGCTGCATTATCTGATGCCAGTAATTCCGCAATCTCGGCCATACTTTCCGACAAGCGGTCATAAGTTCTGCGCAAATGCCGGAACCCCCGGTGACTCTGCCAGAACTCATCCGAAAACCGTCGGTCAGGAGATGTGGTATCGGTGCTGGAACTCTCTTCAGTCAGCGGCGCGGAGAAAATCTCAATCAGCTTATTATGCCAGACAGCCGCAACCTCCGGGTTATCGGCAACCCCCGCCCAGAACCTGCGCAGGGCATCTGCCTGCACATCCATCACTTGCGTCATGAAGGGGCGTTCTGCCGGCAAAGGAGCGCTGTCCCCGACAAGCTTGTCAAACAAGGCAGCCCCTGATTTCCGGCAGGACTGCCTCAATTCATCGCGGAGCAGATGATCATCCTGATCAGCCATCAGGAATACCATATGTCCGGTTTTGTTCTTGTATGACAACTGACCGATTGCAGTGTGGAACGCTCAAAGGTAGCCTCTCGCCAACAGATTTCTTGGAGAAGAATAGCATGGATATGTCAGGTGAGTACCGGATTCCCGCCTCAAGGGAAACCGTTTGGCAGGCCCTTAATGACCCGGATGTCCTGCGGGAATGTATCCCCGGCTGTGACAGCCTGGATAAAACATCCGAAACCTCTTTCGAGGCTCGTGTGACAGCAAAGGTCGGGCCCGTTAAGGCCAAGTTCGGCGGCGAGGTTGAACTTTCTGACATCAACCCGCCCCAGTCCTACAAAATATCAGGGCAGGGAAAAGGCGGTGCGGCAGGCTTCGCCAAAGGCGGGGCTGAAGTCAGTCTTGAAGAAGTCGGTGACGAGACAATTCTGCGCTATGAAGTGAATGCCACAGTTGGTGGAAAACTGGCCCAGATCGGATCCCGTCTGGTCGACAGCACGGCCCGCAAGATGGCCGATCAGTTTTTCGGAAAATTCGTTGAAGTTGTCAGTGCAAAGGAAGCTGCGGGCTGACCGCTTGCAGTGGTTTCGGCACCCTGCCTTTGCTTGACGCAAGGCGCAGTGCCACCACATACTTCGTAACAAGTGCAGCCGGCAATCGGCGCAGACATTATAAGTGACACATAACTTAGGGAGGTTGCCATGAGCACCGTATCCATGACGGTGAACGGCAAGTCGGTATCGGCCGATGTCGAAGACCGCACATTGCTGGTTCAGTTGCTACGTGAACATCTGGGACTGACGGGAACCCATGTCGGCTGTGATACCAGCCAGTGCGGTGCCTGTGTCGTCCATGTAAACGGCACATCTGTAAAAAGCTGCACCATGCTGGCCGGACAGGCTGACGGCGCTGAAATTCAGACAATCGAAGGGCTGGCGAATGGCGATGAACTGCATCCCATGCAGGAAGCCTTTCGTGACAATCACGGCCTGCAATGCGGCTTCTGCACACCCGGCATGGTGATGAGCGCCGTCGATCTGGTGAAAGAAAATGCCGATCCGAGTGACCAGGAAATTCGTGAATGGCTGGAAGGCAATCTTTGCCGTTGCACGGGGTATCAGAACATCGTGAAGGCCATCAAGGCCGGCGCGGCTGCAATGAGGAGTTAAGATTATGCCAGATGATGGAATCGGCGCATCAGTACTTCGCAAGGAAGACTTCCGCTTTCTGACCGGTCGCGGCAATTACACCGACGACATCAACCGCCCGGGGCAGACCCATGCTGTCATCTTGCGCTCCCCTCACGCCTTCGCAAAAATTAACGGCATCGATATCTCCGCAGCCAAGTCGGCTCCCGGCGTTGTTGCTATCTTCACCGGCGCGGACATGGCTGCCGACGAGATTGGTGGCCTGCCCTGCGGATGGCTGATCCACAACAAGGACGGCTCGCCGATGAACGAACCGGGGCATCCCCCGCTCGTCACTGACCATGTCCGTCATGTTGGCGATCAGGTTGCCGTGGTCATCGCAGAAACCCGGTCTCAGGCCCGTGACGCTGCGGACCTGATCGAAGTCGATTACGAGGTCCTGAAAGCCTGCGTCGATACCGCTTCTGCTGACAAGGACGATGCGGCACAGGTCTGGCCCGGTATTGCTGAAAACAACACCTGCTATGACTGGCATCTTGGTGAAAAAGACGAGGTTGAGTCAGCCTTCGCCAAGGCAGCGCATGTCACCTCCGTTGATATCGTCAATAACCGGCTTGTGGCCAACCCCATTGAACCCCGGGCCGCTGTTGCAGAATTTGATACGGCCACCGGTGATTACACCCTGTTCACAACAAGCCAGAATCCGCATGTCATCAGACTGCTGATGGGCGCGTTCGTGCTCAACATTCCTGAACACAAGCTGCGTATTGTCGCCCCCGATGTCGGTGGCGGATTCGGGTCGAAGATTTTCCATTACGCAGAAGAAGCCATTCTGACCTGGGCATCGGCAAAGGTACGCCGTCCGATCAAATGGACTGCCGACAGGTCTGAAAGCTTTCTGAGCGACGCACAGGGCCGGGATCACGTCACCCATGCTGAACTCGCCATGGATGCGAACAACAAGATCATCGCATTCCGGGTGAACACAAAGGCAAATATGGGGGCATATCTCTCTACCTTTGCGTCCTGTGTTCCGACCTATCTCTATGCAACGCTGCTTTCCGGTCAATATGCGATCCCGCATATCTATGCCGAAGTAAAGGCGGTCTTTACCAACACGGTTCCGGTTGACGCCTATCGTGGTGCCGGACGGCCTGAAGCGACTTATGTCGTGGAACGCGTCGTTGATCTGGCCGCACGTGAACTGGGTATGGATCCGGCAGAATTCCGGCGGCTGAACTTTGTCGCGAAAGATGCCTTCCCCTATCAGACCGCGGTCGCCCTGCAATATGATATCGGTGACTATGAGGCTTCCCTCGATGAAGCCTTGCAGGCGTCCGATTATGCAGGCTTCCCGGCACGGAAAGCCCAGTCCGAAGCCAATGGAAAACTGCGTGGTATCGGTCTCTGTTCCTACATCGAAGCCTGTGGCATTGCGCCAAGTGCGGTTGCAGGTGCGCTCGGTGCCCGGGCCGGTCTTTTTGAAACCGCCAATGTCCGGGTCAACCCGACCGGTTCCGTCACCGTTTTCACGGGCTGTCATTCCCATGGTCAGGGGCATGAGACGACCTATGCCCAACTGGTCGCTGACCGGTTGGGAATTCCCGTCGGCAATGTCGCTGTCGTTCATGGTGATACCGGGAAAATCCCCTTTGGTATGGGCACCTACGGCTCCCGGTCTCTCGCCGTTGGCGGCTCGGCCATCGTGAAGGCAATGGACAAGATCGTGGCCAAGGCCACCAAGATTGCAGCACACATGCTGGAATCATCGGAATCGGATATCGAGTTTGTTGACGGCGCGTTCAACGTCAAGGGAACCGACAAGTCCCTGACCTTCGGTGAAGTTGCTCTTTCCGCCTATGTTCCACACAACTATCCGCACGAAGACGGGGTTGAGCCGGGACTGGATGAAACAGCCTTTTATGATCCGGCAAACTTCACGTTCCCCGCAGGTACCTATGTCTGCGAAATCGAAATTGACCCGGAAACCGGCGTCATCGACGTGGTCAGCTTTACTGCGGCTGATGATTTCGGTGTCATCGTCAATCCGATGATTGTTCAGGGTCAGGTTCATGGTGGTGTCGCCCAGGGTCTTGGCCAGGCACTGCAGGAGAACTGCGTCTATGACAGCGACGGCCAGTTGCTGACCGGCTCCTACATGGATTACTGCATGCCGCGGGCTGATAACCAGCCGATGACATTCAACCTGAACATCCATGACGGAACCGCCTGTACCCATAACCCGCTGGGTGTGAAGGGTTGCGGTGAAGCTGGTGCCATCGGTTCTCCTGCTGCCCTGATGAACGCCGTCTATGACGCCCTCGGACAAGACCTGCAAATGCCGGCAACAGCCCAGAAAGTCTGGAACCTGTGCCAGTCCCTCAAAGCCGCTGCTGAATAAGGAGGCAGAAACATGTATGATTTCACCTACAGGAAAGCTTCCTCACCCGATGAAGCAGCGAAGGCATTCGCATCCGCAGACGACGCCACCTATATGGCTGGCGGCATGACGCTGATTCCAACACTGAAGCAACGTCTGGCCAGTCCGTCAGATGTTATCGACCTTGGACCGGCCTCTGAACTTGCCGGTATCAAGGCCGGCGGCAACAGCATCACGATCGGTGCCATGACGACCCATGCGACGGTGGCTGCCTCGGCAGACGTCCGTAATACCATTCCGGCGCTGGCATCTCTTGCCGGCGGTATCGGCGATCCGGCCGTCCGCCACCGGGGCACCATCGGCGGATCGGTTGCGAACAATGACCCGGCTGCCGACTATCCCTCAGCCGTGCTTGGTCTGGGAGCCACGGTTCACACCAACAAGCGGGACATTGCTGCCGACGATTTCTTTGTCGGCATGTTTGAAACCGCCCTTGAAGAAGGTGAACTGATTACCGGCTTTACATTTCCACTGCCGGAAACTGCGGCCTATTCAAAATTCCCGAACCCGGCATCACGCTATGCCGTTGTTGGTGTTTTTGTCGCCAAAACCGGATCCGGTGTGCGTGTTGCCGTCACCGGTGCAGGACCGTCGGTTTTCCGCGCCACGGAAATGGAAGCAGCACTGAGTGTTGATTTCTCAGCCAAGGCACTTGATGGCATCACGGTTGACGCCAGCGGCCTGAATAGCGATATCCATGCTTCAGCCGAATATCGCGCCCATCTGGTTGGTGTTATGGCAAAACGGGCTGTTCAAGCAGCCGCCTGATATACCGACCTGGCGAACTATAGACGGCGGCGGTCCCTGACCGCCGCCGTTTGCCGTTCAGGAAAGCAGAGAAATGACACTTGAAGATCCGATAAAAACTGTCGACGCGACCTCCAACCTCCTTCGTTCAGGCAATTATCTGGCCGACCGGTCACTTGCCACGGCCATCCATCTGGCACTCAAGCTGAAACGACCGCTTTTCCTTGAAGGCGAAGCCGGGGTTGGAAAGACAGAGATCGCCAAGGTACTGAGCGCCACGCTTGGACGTAATCTGGTCCGGCTGCAATGCTATGAAGGCCTTGATGTCAGTTCCGCCGTTTATGAATGGAACTATCCGGCCCAGATGGTTGAAATCCGTCTGGCCGAAGCAGCCGGCGATGCCGGTCGCGATCAGCTGGCATCCGCCATCTTCAATGAACGGTTTCTGATTGAACGCCCCATCCTGCAAGCCCTTCGCCCTGACAGGAAAGGCCCGCCGGTCTTGCTGATTGATGAACTGGACCGGGCCGATGAGCCGTTTGAAGCCTTTCTTCTGGAGGTGCTTTCGGATTATCAGGTGACGGTGCCTGAACTGGGACCGATTGTTGCCGCCGAACCGCCGATCGTGATCATCACTTCAAACCGGACGCGCGAGATCCATGACGCGATCAAACGCCGCTGTTTCTATTACTGGGTGGACTATCCGACAGCTGAACGGGAAGCGGAAATTCTTGCCGTAAAAGCACCCGGCGCAAACGAAGCCCTGAGCCGCCAGATCGTTGCCTTCGTCCAGAAGCTCCGGGATGTGGATTTGTACAAGCTTCCGGGGATTGCCGAGACTATCGACTGGACGAATGCGCTGATGCAGCTCGATGTCATCGATCTTGATCCCGCGAGTGTCGATTCCACATTAGGTATATTGCTGAAATATCAGGATGACATCGAACGTCTGCGCGGCAGCGAGGCTATGAGCATCCTCAATCAGGTGAAGTCCGAAATTGCATCAGGTACGGCAGCCTGATCCGATGACAGGTGAAGACGTGACAGCGATCCGGCAACTACAGCAGGGGAAATCAGGCGGGCGTCTTACGGCCAACATCATGCATTTTGGCCGCGTTCTTCGGCAGGCAGGACTGCCGGTCGGTCCCGGCAAGATCATCGAAGCCGTACAGGCCGTCGAGGCCGTGGGCATCACCAACCGGGAAGATTTCTACTGGACCCTTCATGCCATTCTGGTGAATCGCCGGGATCAGAGGGAAATCTTTGACCAGGCATTTCATGTCTTCTGGAAGAATCCGCGCATTCTTGAACGCATGATGTCGTTGCTGTTGCCCGAGATGCGATTGCCCGGCAATGAAGAAGACAAAAGTCAGGAACTGAACCGGCGGCTTACAGAGGCACTTTATTCCAAATCTGCACAGGAAGAAGCCATCGAGAAAATGGAGGAAGAACTCAGGTTCGATGCCTTCATGACCTTCTCGGACCGGGATGTTCTTCAGGAAATGGATTTCGAAAAAATGAGCGCGGAAGAAGAAGCCCGCGCCCGACGCCTGATCCGTAAACTCTCTCTGCCACTGGCAGAAGTGCCGACCCGTCGCTTTCAGTCGGCACTGAACGGCAGGCGCGTTGACCTTCGCAAAAGCTTCCGGGCTGGTCTTGGCATGGGTGGTGAACTGATGCCACTGAGCCACAAGAAGCGGCGTACCCGAAAGCCTCCGCTCATCCTGCTTTGTGATATTTCCGGCTCCATGAGCCGTTATTCCCGGATGCTGCTCCACTTCATGCATGCGGTTTCGAATGACCGGGATCGCGTGCAATGTTTCGTTTTTGGCACCCGCCTGACGCACATCACCCGGCAGCTTAAATACCGTGATGTTGACGAAGCCCTCGCCAAAGTGGCTGAACAGGTCGAAGACTGGTCTGGCGGTACGCGGCTCGGGTCCAGTCTGGCCGAGTTCAATCAGGTATGGGGACGACGGGTGCTGGGGCAGTCCCCGGTCGTCCTGCTGATTACCGATGGGCTGGACCGGGATGCAGGGGCTGGTCTGAACAAGGAAATTGAACGCCTGCACAAATCATGTCGCTATCTGATGTGGCTGAACCCGCTATTGCGATATGATGGCTACCAGCCGAAGTCTCTCGGTGCCCAGGCCATGCTGCCGCATGTCGATGATCTGCGTTCCTGCCACAGCCTGAACAGCATCGACGAACTGGTCGCCGCAATCGGCACAATAGACACAGCCCCTCGCGGACAAACAAAAAACAAATGGGAGAGCGTCGCATGACCGAAGATGTTCTTGAAGTTGGCCGAAACTGGAAAACAGCCGGACAATCCGTCGCCATAGCAACCGTTGTCACGACATGGGGGTCATCCCCCCGACCCGTCGGCAGTCAGCTTGTCGTCAATGGCGACGGACAGTTTGTCGGGTCCGTGTCCGGTGGCTGCATCGAAGGCGCGGTTGTTCGTGAAGCCGTCGAAGTCATGACGGAAGGCAGTACCCGGATGCTGACCTTCGGCGTCAGTGACGAGGAAGCCTGGGATGTCGGGCTGGCCTGCGGCGGTAAGGTCGAAGTTTTTGTCGAGCCACTGGAATGAAACTCTCACTACTCAACGAATTACAGGGGCTTCGGGCACAAAAGATCCCGGTTGCCGTCCTCAGCAATCTGACGACAGGCCAGCAGGTACTGATTACAGCTGATAAAATTTCCGGTGACATGGAAACTTCAGACGCCATCCGGGAGCAGGCTCGCCAGCGCCTGAAGCATGATGCCAGCGGGCGACTTGATCGGACCGAAGATCAGTTATTCCTGCAATGCCACAATCCACCGCTTCGGCTCGTCATTATTGGTGCGGTGCATATTGCCC
Coding sequences within:
- a CDS encoding VWA domain-containing protein, with the translated sequence MTGEDVTAIRQLQQGKSGGRLTANIMHFGRVLRQAGLPVGPGKIIEAVQAVEAVGITNREDFYWTLHAILVNRRDQREIFDQAFHVFWKNPRILERMMSLLLPEMRLPGNEEDKSQELNRRLTEALYSKSAQEEAIEKMEEELRFDAFMTFSDRDVLQEMDFEKMSAEEEARARRLIRKLSLPLAEVPTRRFQSALNGRRVDLRKSFRAGLGMGGELMPLSHKKRRTRKPPLILLCDISGSMSRYSRMLLHFMHAVSNDRDRVQCFVFGTRLTHITRQLKYRDVDEALAKVAEQVEDWSGGTRLGSSLAEFNQVWGRRVLGQSPVVLLITDGLDRDAGAGLNKEIERLHKSCRYLMWLNPLLRYDGYQPKSLGAQAMLPHVDDLRSCHSLNSIDELVAAIGTIDTAPRGQTKNKWESVA
- a CDS encoding AAA domain-containing protein, with protein sequence MTLEDPIKTVDATSNLLRSGNYLADRSLATAIHLALKLKRPLFLEGEAGVGKTEIAKVLSATLGRNLVRLQCYEGLDVSSAVYEWNYPAQMVEIRLAEAAGDAGRDQLASAIFNERFLIERPILQALRPDRKGPPVLLIDELDRADEPFEAFLLEVLSDYQVTVPELGPIVAAEPPIVIITSNRTREIHDAIKRRCFYYWVDYPTAEREAEILAVKAPGANEALSRQIVAFVQKLRDVDLYKLPGIAETIDWTNALMQLDVIDLDPASVDSTLGILLKYQDDIERLRGSEAMSILNQVKSEIASGTAA
- a CDS encoding carbon monoxide dehydrogenase: MDMSGEYRIPASRETVWQALNDPDVLRECIPGCDSLDKTSETSFEARVTAKVGPVKAKFGGEVELSDINPPQSYKISGQGKGGAAGFAKGGAEVSLEEVGDETILRYEVNATVGGKLAQIGSRLVDSTARKMADQFFGKFVEVVSAKEAAG
- a CDS encoding molybdopterin-dependent oxidoreductase; amino-acid sequence: MPDDGIGASVLRKEDFRFLTGRGNYTDDINRPGQTHAVILRSPHAFAKINGIDISAAKSAPGVVAIFTGADMAADEIGGLPCGWLIHNKDGSPMNEPGHPPLVTDHVRHVGDQVAVVIAETRSQARDAADLIEVDYEVLKACVDTASADKDDAAQVWPGIAENNTCYDWHLGEKDEVESAFAKAAHVTSVDIVNNRLVANPIEPRAAVAEFDTATGDYTLFTTSQNPHVIRLLMGAFVLNIPEHKLRIVAPDVGGGFGSKIFHYAEEAILTWASAKVRRPIKWTADRSESFLSDAQGRDHVTHAELAMDANNKIIAFRVNTKANMGAYLSTFASCVPTYLYATLLSGQYAIPHIYAEVKAVFTNTVPVDAYRGAGRPEATYVVERVVDLAARELGMDPAEFRRLNFVAKDAFPYQTAVALQYDIGDYEASLDEALQASDYAGFPARKAQSEANGKLRGIGLCSYIEACGIAPSAVAGALGARAGLFETANVRVNPTGSVTVFTGCHSHGQGHETTYAQLVADRLGIPVGNVAVVHGDTGKIPFGMGTYGSRSLAVGGSAIVKAMDKIVAKATKIAAHMLESSESDIEFVDGAFNVKGTDKSLTFGEVALSAYVPHNYPHEDGVEPGLDETAFYDPANFTFPAGTYVCEIEIDPETGVIDVVSFTAADDFGVIVNPMIVQGQVHGGVAQGLGQALQENCVYDSDGQLLTGSYMDYCMPRADNQPMTFNLNIHDGTACTHNPLGVKGCGEAGAIGSPAALMNAVYDALGQDLQMPATAQKVWNLCQSLKAAAE
- a CDS encoding class I poly(R)-hydroxyalkanoic acid synthase — protein: MSYKNKTGHMVFLMADQDDHLLRDELRQSCRKSGAALFDKLVGDSAPLPAERPFMTQVMDVQADALRRFWAGVADNPEVAAVWHNKLIEIFSAPLTEESSSTDTTSPDRRFSDEFWQSHRGFRHLRRTYDRLSESMAEIAELLASDNAAEGVRGRFLTRLSAEALCPANSLFTNPAALRHLVETDGESFVRSIGNLVERLDVETGRLVAPMSPAGAFMPGRDIAVTPGYVIAENALCQLLVYEPENGPTNALPVMIVPPWINKFYILDLRPQNSLIRWLTEQGHTVCVLSWINPDAGLAETDFEDYMLAGPVEMGRRLCELLEVPAYHAVGYCLGGTLLAATAAWYAAGGEKGPSSYSFLTTLLDFSEPGDIGAFISPDVLTLIDEHMASAGFLDGREMADVFSFLRSKDLFWSFFIEHFLMGRDPRPFDILHWNADNTRMPAAMHSYYLRNMYEGNRLVSPGALCLAGRSIDLGLINRPTFFLATEDDHIAPWQSVWKGAGNVGGTPQFVLAGSGHVAGVINSPGQKKYGFRNLTSALADGVPAEQLPVDAPREEGSWWPGWKCFLDAVGNSEADTVPVSPMAYFIEPAPGRYVLKTQA
- a CDS encoding XdhC family protein; its protein translation is MGERRMTEDVLEVGRNWKTAGQSVAIATVVTTWGSSPRPVGSQLVVNGDGQFVGSVSGGCIEGAVVREAVEVMTEGSTRMLTFGVSDEEAWDVGLACGGKVEVFVEPLE
- a CDS encoding carbon monoxide dehydrogenase, which encodes MYDFTYRKASSPDEAAKAFASADDATYMAGGMTLIPTLKQRLASPSDVIDLGPASELAGIKAGGNSITIGAMTTHATVAASADVRNTIPALASLAGGIGDPAVRHRGTIGGSVANNDPAADYPSAVLGLGATVHTNKRDIAADDFFVGMFETALEEGELITGFTFPLPETAAYSKFPNPASRYAVVGVFVAKTGSGVRVAVTGAGPSVFRATEMEAALSVDFSAKALDGITVDASGLNSDIHASAEYRAHLVGVMAKRAVQAAA
- a CDS encoding 2Fe-2S iron-sulfur cluster binding domain-containing protein; translation: MSTVSMTVNGKSVSADVEDRTLLVQLLREHLGLTGTHVGCDTSQCGACVVHVNGTSVKSCTMLAGQADGAEIQTIEGLANGDELHPMQEAFRDNHGLQCGFCTPGMVMSAVDLVKENADPSDQEIREWLEGNLCRCTGYQNIVKAIKAGAAAMRS